The following are encoded in a window of Sphaerisporangium siamense genomic DNA:
- a CDS encoding YeiH family protein yields MSAEDVTAARPAPAPAAPAPWWPALGVLVVLALGAATRYLDKNVSTWFASSDLAKAIEYPVYAIALGLLGNAVLTATGVRERLSGGFLTEFFIKTGLVLLGASINLKVIVTAAGPAIVQAIVLITTVFLFTWWLGGRLGLDDKLRALLSSAVAICGVSAAIAAAGAVQARREQLAYSASLVIAFALPSIFVLPALASAFGLSPEVAGAWIGGNIDTTAAVTAAGAIVGENALAVATIVKVTQNALIGVVVVLLTAWFAFRVERRPGAARPGAGELWRRFPKFVLGFVAASVIATWYLTTVTAAEGKAVIGVANDLRVWFLILAFVSIGLEFRVAALREAGWRPVAVFASATVLNILVALGLAALLFSGFTVE; encoded by the coding sequence ATGAGCGCGGAAGACGTCACCGCCGCCCGCCCGGCCCCCGCGCCCGCCGCTCCCGCGCCGTGGTGGCCCGCCCTCGGCGTCCTGGTCGTGCTGGCGCTCGGCGCGGCCACCCGCTACCTGGACAAGAACGTCTCCACCTGGTTCGCGAGCTCCGACCTGGCCAAGGCGATCGAGTACCCCGTCTACGCCATCGCCCTCGGCCTGCTCGGCAACGCCGTCCTGACCGCGACCGGCGTCCGCGAGCGCCTGTCGGGCGGGTTCCTGACCGAGTTCTTCATCAAGACCGGCCTGGTCCTGCTCGGCGCGTCGATCAACCTCAAGGTGATCGTCACCGCGGCCGGGCCCGCGATCGTCCAGGCCATCGTGCTGATCACCACGGTGTTCCTGTTCACCTGGTGGCTCGGCGGCAGGCTCGGCCTGGACGACAAGCTCCGGGCGCTGCTGTCGTCGGCGGTGGCGATCTGCGGCGTCAGCGCGGCCATCGCGGCGGCCGGGGCCGTGCAGGCCCGCCGCGAGCAGCTCGCCTACAGCGCCAGCCTCGTGATCGCCTTCGCGCTGCCGTCCATCTTCGTCCTGCCCGCGCTGGCCTCGGCGTTCGGGCTGAGCCCCGAGGTGGCAGGGGCGTGGATCGGCGGCAACATCGACACCACCGCCGCCGTCACCGCCGCGGGCGCCATCGTCGGCGAGAACGCCCTGGCGGTGGCGACCATCGTCAAGGTCACCCAGAACGCCCTCATCGGCGTCGTGGTCGTGCTGCTCACCGCCTGGTTCGCCTTCCGCGTCGAGCGGCGTCCCGGCGCGGCGCGGCCGGGCGCGGGCGAGCTGTGGCGGCGCTTCCCCAAGTTCGTCCTCGGCTTCGTCGCCGCCTCGGTCATCGCGACCTGGTACCTCACCACGGTCACCGCGGCCGAGGGCAAGGCGGTGATCGGCGTCGCCAACGACCTGCGGGTGTGGTTCCTGATCCTGGCCTTCGTCAGCATCGGGCTGGAGTTCCGCGTCGCGGCGCTACGCGAGGCGGGGTGGCGTCCCGTGGCGGTCTTCGCCTCGGCGACGGTGCTGAACATCCTGGTGGCGCTGGGGCTGGCGGCCCTGCTGTTCAGCGGCTTCACCGTGGAATGA
- a CDS encoding serine/threonine-protein kinase, protein MSVDDRADRGRPVTLLAGRYRLIAPIGQGGMGTVWRAADELLRQEVAIKEVLLPPELGAEHRAELRERTLREARAAASLRSHPSIVTVHDVVLEGGQPWIVMELVRGRSLDKIVREGGPLPPARVAAAGRAVLDALGAAHAAGILHRDVKPGNVLITDDGRVLLTDFGIATIAGDPALTQAGLLSGSPGYTAPERLRGEPDGPPSDLWSLGATLYAAVEGVPAFRRDNAAAVMAAVMMHEPRPPVLAGPLAPVLAAMLEKDPARRCPPDWAAARLHEIASGAVTGSGATGPAGAYGPTRPVPARRGGRGAPVIIAAVLAVTVPAAGFGLWRTGVLPSIGAFGGPATSPGNGATPPASGGPATIPATASPAQGLLQANPEACALLTPAQVRLILGAPGKERFMTKDACMWTAPDHTYVNIQKYRFPTVDVARMTFDTTRSTMEDEPRRYPGTRLREGPAVGDAAYGWTRRKDPAGSGYETTVMFRTANVWATLYHFGREPGFATADRMAAYVEKAFLAAG, encoded by the coding sequence ATGAGCGTTGACGATCGCGCGGATCGCGGGCGCCCGGTGACCCTGCTCGCCGGGCGGTACCGGCTGATCGCGCCCATCGGCCAGGGCGGCATGGGCACGGTGTGGCGCGCGGCCGACGAGCTGCTGCGCCAGGAGGTCGCGATCAAGGAGGTGCTCCTGCCGCCGGAGCTCGGCGCCGAGCACCGGGCCGAGCTGCGCGAGCGCACGCTGCGCGAGGCCCGCGCCGCGGCCAGCCTGCGCTCCCACCCCTCGATCGTCACCGTCCACGACGTGGTCCTGGAGGGCGGCCAGCCCTGGATCGTGATGGAGCTGGTCCGCGGCCGGTCCCTCGACAAGATCGTGCGCGAGGGCGGGCCGCTGCCGCCCGCCCGCGTGGCCGCCGCCGGCCGCGCCGTCCTGGACGCCCTCGGCGCCGCCCACGCCGCGGGCATCCTGCACCGCGACGTCAAGCCGGGCAACGTGCTGATCACCGATGACGGGCGCGTCCTGCTCACCGACTTCGGCATCGCCACCATCGCGGGCGACCCCGCGCTCACCCAGGCCGGCCTGCTGAGCGGCTCGCCGGGGTACACCGCGCCCGAACGGCTGCGCGGCGAGCCCGACGGCCCGCCGTCCGACCTCTGGTCGCTCGGCGCCACGCTCTACGCGGCCGTCGAAGGAGTCCCGGCGTTCCGGCGCGACAACGCGGCGGCGGTCATGGCGGCCGTGATGATGCACGAGCCGCGTCCCCCCGTCCTGGCGGGACCGCTCGCCCCCGTGCTGGCCGCGATGCTGGAGAAGGACCCGGCGCGGCGCTGCCCCCCGGACTGGGCGGCGGCCCGGCTGCACGAGATCGCCTCGGGCGCGGTCACCGGCTCCGGCGCGACCGGCCCCGCGGGGGCCTACGGGCCGACCCGGCCGGTGCCCGCGCGGCGCGGCGGGCGCGGCGCCCCCGTGATCATCGCCGCCGTGCTCGCCGTGACCGTGCCGGCGGCCGGATTCGGCCTGTGGCGCACCGGTGTCCTGCCCTCGATCGGCGCGTTCGGCGGCCCGGCCACCTCGCCCGGGAACGGCGCCACCCCGCCCGCGTCCGGAGGTCCGGCCACGATCCCCGCGACGGCCTCTCCCGCCCAGGGCCTGCTGCAGGCCAACCCCGAGGCGTGCGCGCTGCTCACCCCCGCGCAGGTGCGGCTCATCCTGGGCGCCCCGGGCAAGGAGCGGTTCATGACCAAGGACGCGTGCATGTGGACCGCGCCCGATCACACGTACGTCAACATCCAGAAGTACCGGTTCCCCACGGTGGACGTCGCCCGCATGACCTTCGACACGACCCGGTCGACCATGGAGGACGAGCCCCGGCGCTACCCGGGCACCCGCCTGCGCGAGGGCCCGGCGGTGGGCGACGCGGCCTACGGGTGGACACGGCGCAAGGACCCGGCCGGGTCCGGCTACGAGACGACGGTGATGTTCAGGACCGCGAACGTCTGGGCGACCCTCTACCACTTCGGCCGCGAGCCGGGCTTCGCCACCGCCGACCGGATGGCGGCCTACGTCGAGAAGGCGTTCCTGGCCGCGGGATGA